In Flavobacterium gelatinilyticum, a genomic segment contains:
- a CDS encoding GNAT family N-acetyltransferase, translating into MDVTLRPASASDLGKILEIVNHSILHTTANYSYDIQTIEVQSKWFEDKQAKNLPVVVAELEGKVVGFGSYGQFREKIGYQYTVEHSVYVVDNVIGKGIGSKLLTELIRLAKEQGYHVMIGAIDADNAGSIAFHERFGFTATGTIREVGYKFDHWLDLVFMQLILNK; encoded by the coding sequence ATGGACGTAACATTAAGACCTGCATCAGCAAGCGATTTAGGAAAAATCCTTGAAATCGTAAATCATTCCATTCTTCATACAACCGCAAATTACAGTTATGATATTCAGACTATTGAGGTACAGAGCAAATGGTTTGAAGATAAACAGGCTAAAAATCTGCCTGTTGTCGTGGCTGAATTAGAGGGCAAAGTGGTTGGTTTTGGTAGTTACGGACAGTTTCGTGAAAAAATTGGATATCAATATACTGTTGAACATTCGGTTTATGTGGTTGATAATGTGATTGGAAAAGGAATTGGTTCTAAACTGCTAACAGAGCTTATTCGTCTGGCAAAAGAACAAGGTTATCACGTAATGATTGGTGCTATCGATGCAGATAATGCCGGAAGTATTGCTTTTCATGAGCGATTTGGTTTTACGGCAACAGGAACGATACGCGAAGTAGGTTATAAATTCGATCACTGGCTGGATCTGGTTTTTATGCAGCTTATTTTGAATAAATAA
- a CDS encoding anti-sigma factor, whose product MEAQEYIESGILELYVYGLLTEKENLEIAALAKTNPEVEKEIIAIEKAIVALSSSFAPFHSVANFEKIKARLELKHGKVVDLKPASNWTQYVGWAAAVLLLLGFGYQTLELTKTKQAISTVGTEKNKIQRDFAFLSQQNKETEKNLSIVRDIKNTGVTLGGQAVSPSSFAKVYWNKETKTTYIDAAGLPTPPKGMVYQVWSLKLSPVLTPTSIGLLDNFEGNSQKIFAVSQTDSAEAFGITLEPAGGSLTPTMEQLYTLGKV is encoded by the coding sequence ATGGAAGCACAAGAATATATAGAATCAGGAATTCTGGAACTTTACGTTTATGGTTTATTAACGGAAAAGGAAAATCTGGAAATTGCAGCATTAGCAAAAACAAACCCGGAAGTAGAAAAGGAAATTATTGCAATAGAAAAAGCCATCGTAGCTTTATCATCGAGCTTTGCTCCTTTCCACTCTGTTGCTAATTTTGAAAAAATTAAAGCACGTTTAGAGCTTAAACACGGAAAAGTGGTCGATTTGAAACCAGCTTCAAACTGGACACAATATGTGGGCTGGGCTGCAGCGGTATTGTTATTGTTAGGTTTTGGTTATCAGACCTTAGAACTTACCAAAACAAAACAGGCTATTTCTACTGTTGGTACTGAAAAGAATAAAATACAACGTGATTTTGCTTTTTTAAGCCAGCAGAATAAGGAAACCGAGAAAAATCTTAGTATCGTAAGAGATATTAAAAACACAGGTGTAACACTTGGCGGTCAGGCGGTTTCTCCTTCATCGTTTGCAAAAGTATACTGGAACAAGGAGACCAAAACAACTTATATTGATGCAGCAGGTCTGCCAACACCTCCAAAAGGAATGGTATACCAGGTTTGGTCTTTAAAACTAAGTCCGGTTCTTACACCTACAAGCATTGGTCTGCTGGATAATTTTGAAGGCAACTCTCAGAAAATCTTTGCTGTAAGCCAGACTGATTCAGCTGAAGCATTTGGAATTACCCTTGAACCTGCCGGCGGAAGTTTAACGCCTACAATGGAACAATTGTATACTTTAGGAAAAGTTTAA
- a CDS encoding DoxX family protein, with translation MNGNLLLRIAVAIILLTHSVFGIFDNGINDFGNLYLNQIGFAPFGVFLAWSIKISHIIAAILLLLNKYLKPAGFITIFILLMGIVLVHFKEGWFVVGGGRNGAEYNFLLICVLLTIMFPNGFGKTKSNDKL, from the coding sequence ATGAACGGAAATTTACTTTTACGAATTGCGGTGGCAATTATTCTCCTGACACATTCTGTTTTTGGAATTTTCGATAACGGAATCAACGATTTTGGAAATCTGTATTTAAATCAGATTGGCTTTGCCCCTTTTGGAGTGTTTCTGGCGTGGTCAATTAAAATCTCGCATATTATCGCCGCTATTCTTCTTCTTTTAAATAAATATTTAAAACCTGCCGGATTTATAACGATTTTTATACTGCTGATGGGAATTGTTCTGGTTCATTTTAAAGAAGGCTGGTTTGTTGTTGGCGGCGGCCGAAACGGTGCTGAATATAATTTTTTACTAATCTGCGTCCTGCTGACGATTATGTTCCCGAATGGTTTTGGAAAAACAAAATCAAATGATAAGCTTTAA
- a CDS encoding thioredoxin family protein has product MHFLNLLVLFVTINTLHSQNQFTEAGITYKMALENAKTQNKPVFIMLYADWCPHCNQMKKEVFNDAAVMDFLNKNYICIWKNVEKEEGIELKNKFKTKSLPSFLFVDANETLLYALKGEIKKNEFVYEANNALNPKLQLPYLEKEFLADKSNSDKYFTYLNTLKKGMDRTELSIPTHIYLNTQSDSQLISETNWRAIANGVTDINSREFQFVLKHQKEFAAVASQNRIDRKIENIVNELLRPLVDNLDTINYYKQRETAKSIRLQKTDSLVFKFDLTFAERTEKWDFYKKVTFEDTERLAWKDASFLKEIGQTYLKHISNPDDLKKSIYWVKHSLELNDSFDGNLLAARLYNKIKDKKSALKYAKDAKAIGKEMGWNTKDVDTLLAELNSK; this is encoded by the coding sequence ATGCATTTCTTAAATTTACTCGTTCTCTTTGTTACAATCAATACTTTACATTCTCAAAATCAGTTTACTGAAGCCGGAATAACTTATAAAATGGCTTTAGAAAATGCCAAAACACAAAACAAACCGGTTTTCATAATGTTGTATGCTGACTGGTGTCCGCATTGCAATCAAATGAAAAAAGAGGTTTTTAACGATGCTGCTGTAATGGATTTTTTAAATAAGAATTATATCTGTATCTGGAAAAATGTTGAAAAAGAAGAAGGTATTGAGCTTAAAAATAAATTTAAGACTAAATCACTGCCGTCATTTTTGTTTGTGGATGCAAATGAAACACTTTTATACGCTTTAAAAGGTGAAATAAAGAAAAATGAGTTTGTTTATGAGGCCAATAATGCCTTGAATCCAAAATTACAGCTTCCGTATTTAGAGAAAGAATTTCTGGCCGATAAATCAAATTCAGATAAATATTTTACTTATCTCAATACATTAAAAAAAGGAATGGACAGAACTGAGTTGTCTATTCCGACTCATATTTATTTAAATACACAATCTGACAGTCAGTTAATAAGCGAAACGAATTGGCGTGCGATTGCAAATGGCGTAACGGATATTAATTCGCGTGAATTTCAGTTTGTTTTAAAGCATCAAAAAGAATTTGCGGCTGTGGCTTCTCAAAACCGAATCGACCGAAAAATTGAAAATATTGTAAATGAACTTCTTCGTCCGTTAGTTGATAATTTAGACACTATAAATTATTACAAACAAAGAGAAACTGCAAAATCTATTAGACTGCAGAAAACAGATTCACTTGTTTTCAAATTTGACCTAACATTTGCCGAACGTACTGAAAAATGGGATTTTTACAAAAAAGTGACATTTGAAGACACAGAAAGACTGGCCTGGAAAGACGCCAGTTTTCTAAAAGAAATTGGTCAGACGTATTTAAAACACATTAGCAATCCGGATGATCTTAAAAAATCGATTTACTGGGTGAAGCATTCTCTGGAATTAAACGATTCTTTTGACGGAAATTTGCTTGCTGCACGACTTTACAATAAAATTAAAGACAAAAAATCGGCTTTAAAATATGCCAAAGATGCCAAAGCAATTGGTAAGGAAATGGGATGGAATACAAAAGATGTCGATACTCTACTGGCAGAACTGAATTCGAAATAA
- the ccsA gene encoding cytochrome c biogenesis protein CcsA: MDKKIFSFLFSTRLMAVLFLTFAIAMGIGTFIESKYNTDTARILIYNTWWFEAIMVIFVINFFGNIKKYQLLKKEKWATLLLHLSFIFILVGAFITRYISYEGMMPIREGATENQLYSDKTFLTVFADGEYKGEMKRRVFEKSLLLSPVTNNDFTISGKFDETPFEVTYSKYIMGAKEVVKEDPNGTLYLKLVEAGAGGREEHYLKEGEVQNIHNVLFALNKQTDGAININTTGEKFTIQTPFEGEYMRMADQVKGKVTKDDVQPLMMRSLYSIGDIRIVFPDMPMRGKIDYESSNDFKAKEHSDALVVKVKAEGQEKEVMLLGSKGSVGEPKTVKIGNIEYSLFFGSKAYVLPFQIKLNDFIADKYPGTEKSYSSFKSKVTVIDSTETFDADIYMNHVLDYKGYRFFQSSFHPDEKGTVLSVNHDWWGTNITYLGYFLLYIGLMAIMFTKHSRFGDLKKKLEKIQKKKETLITILFLLIGLNGFAQEAPHVHTPGHVHEHDHNHSADPNDHSNHVTAPPSQKQLDSLLNIFKAPEAHAAKFGRLIVQDAGGRMKPINTFSSELLRKVSHSDKYNGMNSDQVFLSMTQYAQVWIQVPIIYLNTKDDSIRKIIGLDRKAKLAPFVKFFDENGNYKLAPYLDAAYKAANPNSFEKDFIDTDKKVNLMESALSGSILRIFPVPNDPGNKWVSYLERQNPGLKGMDSTYVSQIIPMYFRALNDGSVSKNWDTADQLLESIHGFQKKFGSKVLPSEQKVDAEIAYNKYDIFQKLPYWYITASIFMFMFTIVNIFFEKKWLRYTINGFHIIIGLLFGLHTLGLIARWYISGHAPWSNAYESIVYVAWATMFFGLAFDRKSKLTVASSAFVTAMILMAAYLNWIDPEIANLQPVLNSYWLMIHVAVIVGSYGPTALGMILGFVALVLIFFTNDKNKAKMDLHIKEVSYINEMALTIGLIMLTIGNFLGGQWANESWGRYWGWDPKETWALISIMVYAFVIHARFVPALRGKWIFNLMSMFAFISILFTYYGVNFHLVGLHSYASGEAHSLSWIWYCMGTIAVIGAVTYPKYRKYYK; encoded by the coding sequence ATGGATAAAAAAATATTCTCTTTTTTGTTTTCTACACGTTTAATGGCCGTTCTTTTTTTAACATTCGCAATTGCAATGGGTATTGGAACTTTTATCGAAAGTAAATACAATACCGATACAGCCAGAATTTTAATTTACAATACCTGGTGGTTCGAAGCTATAATGGTTATTTTCGTGATTAATTTCTTCGGAAATATTAAAAAATACCAGCTTCTTAAAAAAGAAAAATGGGCGACTTTATTACTTCACCTGTCTTTTATTTTTATCCTTGTTGGAGCATTTATTACAAGATATATTAGTTATGAAGGAATGATGCCGATTCGTGAAGGAGCGACAGAAAATCAGTTGTATTCTGATAAAACATTCTTAACTGTTTTTGCTGACGGTGAATATAAAGGAGAAATGAAACGCAGGGTTTTCGAAAAAAGTCTGCTGCTTTCTCCGGTTACCAATAATGATTTTACAATTTCCGGAAAGTTTGACGAAACTCCTTTTGAAGTAACATACTCTAAGTATATTATGGGAGCCAAAGAAGTCGTTAAAGAAGATCCAAACGGTACTTTATATCTTAAATTAGTCGAAGCCGGTGCCGGCGGACGTGAAGAACATTACCTGAAAGAAGGTGAAGTGCAAAACATTCACAATGTATTATTTGCCTTAAACAAACAGACAGATGGTGCGATCAACATCAATACTACTGGTGAAAAATTTACAATCCAGACTCCTTTTGAAGGTGAATATATGCGAATGGCAGATCAGGTTAAAGGAAAAGTAACCAAAGATGATGTACAGCCTTTAATGATGCGTTCTTTATACAGCATTGGCGATATTCGTATCGTTTTTCCTGATATGCCGATGAGAGGTAAAATCGATTACGAATCAAGTAACGATTTTAAAGCAAAAGAACATTCAGATGCTTTGGTTGTAAAAGTAAAAGCAGAAGGACAGGAGAAAGAAGTAATGCTTTTAGGATCTAAAGGAAGCGTTGGAGAACCAAAAACAGTGAAAATTGGTAATATTGAATATTCTTTATTTTTTGGAAGTAAAGCGTATGTACTGCCATTTCAGATTAAACTAAATGATTTTATCGCAGACAAATATCCGGGAACAGAAAAAAGTTATTCTTCTTTTAAAAGTAAGGTTACTGTAATTGATTCTACAGAAACTTTTGATGCAGATATTTATATGAACCACGTTTTAGATTATAAAGGATATCGTTTCTTCCAGTCTTCATTTCATCCGGATGAAAAAGGAACTGTTTTATCTGTAAATCACGATTGGTGGGGAACTAATATTACGTATTTAGGATATTTTCTATTGTACATTGGTTTAATGGCCATTATGTTTACTAAACATTCTCGTTTTGGAGATTTGAAAAAGAAATTAGAAAAAATTCAAAAGAAAAAGGAAACACTGATTACGATTTTGTTTTTATTAATTGGTTTGAATGGTTTTGCTCAGGAAGCACCGCACGTTCATACGCCGGGGCATGTTCACGAACACGATCATAATCATAGTGCAGATCCAAACGATCATTCCAATCATGTTACAGCGCCGCCAAGTCAAAAGCAATTAGATTCATTATTGAATATTTTTAAAGCGCCTGAAGCACATGCTGCTAAATTTGGACGTTTGATTGTTCAGGATGCAGGAGGAAGGATGAAACCTATTAATACTTTTTCGTCAGAATTACTTCGTAAAGTAAGTCATAGTGATAAATATAACGGAATGAACTCTGATCAGGTCTTCTTGTCTATGACTCAATATGCTCAGGTTTGGATTCAGGTACCTATTATTTATCTTAATACAAAGGATGACAGTATTCGTAAAATTATTGGTCTTGACAGAAAAGCAAAACTGGCACCTTTTGTTAAGTTTTTTGATGAAAACGGAAACTATAAACTGGCACCTTATTTAGATGCAGCATACAAAGCAGCAAATCCAAACAGCTTTGAGAAAGATTTTATCGATACTGATAAAAAAGTAAACTTAATGGAATCTGCGTTAAGCGGCAGTATTTTAAGAATTTTTCCTGTGCCAAATGATCCGGGCAATAAATGGGTTTCGTATTTAGAACGCCAGAATCCGGGACTTAAAGGAATGGATTCTACGTATGTGAGTCAAATTATTCCGATGTACTTCCGAGCTTTAAATGACGGTTCTGTTTCAAAAAACTGGGACACAGCAGATCAGTTATTAGAAAGTATACACGGTTTTCAGAAGAAATTTGGAAGTAAAGTTCTTCCAAGTGAGCAAAAAGTAGATGCCGAAATTGCCTATAATAAATATGATATTTTCCAAAAGCTGCCTTATTGGTACATTACAGCTTCAATTTTCATGTTTATGTTTACAATCGTAAATATCTTTTTTGAGAAAAAATGGCTTCGTTATACTATAAATGGTTTCCATATCATTATAGGATTATTATTTGGACTTCATACATTAGGTTTAATTGCACGCTGGTATATTTCCGGTCACGCACCCTGGAGTAATGCTTACGAATCTATAGTATATGTAGCCTGGGCGACTATGTTCTTTGGACTGGCTTTTGACAGAAAATCAAAATTAACAGTAGCTTCATCTGCGTTTGTTACCGCAATGATTTTGATGGCGGCATACCTGAACTGGATTGATCCTGAAATAGCGAATTTACAGCCTGTTCTTAATTCATATTGGTTAATGATTCACGTAGCAGTAATTGTAGGAAGTTATGGTCCGACTGCTTTAGGAATGATTTTGGGTTTTGTTGCCTTGGTTTTAATCTTCTTTACAAATGATAAAAACAAAGCTAAAATGGATTTACATATTAAGGAAGTAAGTTATATTAACGAAATGGCCCTGACAATTGGTCTTATCATGCTGACTATCGGAAACTTCCTTGGAGGACAATGGGCAAATGAAAGCTGGGGACGTTACTGGGGATGGGATCCAAAAGAAACCTGGGCTTTAATCTCGATTATGGTTTATGCCTTTGTAATTCACGCTCGTTTTGTTCCGGCTTTGAGAGGAAAATGGATCTTTAACTTAATGAGTATGTTTGCTTTTATTTCGATCTTGTTTACCTATTACGGAGTAAATTTCCACTTAGTAGGTTTACATTCATACGCAAGCGGAGAAGCGCATTCGTTAAGCTGGATTTGGTACTGTATGGGAACCATAGCTGTAATTGGAGCTGTAACGTATCCTAAATACCGTAAATACTACAAATAG
- a CDS encoding geranylgeranylglycerol-phosphate geranylgeranyltransferase, producing MKYLKLIRYKNLLMLAFMQVLFRYSFVQQKVPLALADWQYGLLVLSTVLIAAAGYVINNIYDVPTDTINKPNDVVIGRGISETRAYNIYIGLNITGVVLGFYLSNVIMRPMFASLFIFIASLLYFYATNLKQIMILGNFVVALLLSISVLIIGVFDLFPATTSENQAQMASLFSILIDYAVFAFMINFVREIVKDIEDMDGDYNQGMNTLPIAIGKSRAAKIALGFAVIPFILCALYINKYFFENNLLIVTFYTFATVLAPLLYFIVKIFGAKTQKDFHHLSTILKLILFFGILSVLVISLNIQFNA from the coding sequence ATGAAATACCTAAAATTAATTCGATATAAAAATTTACTGATGCTTGCTTTTATGCAGGTTTTGTTTCGTTATTCATTTGTACAGCAAAAAGTGCCTTTGGCGCTGGCTGACTGGCAGTACGGACTTTTGGTTTTAAGTACGGTTTTAATTGCCGCTGCCGGATATGTAATCAACAATATTTACGATGTTCCTACAGATACCATTAATAAACCCAATGATGTGGTTATTGGCAGAGGAATTTCAGAAACCAGAGCGTACAATATTTATATCGGACTTAATATTACAGGCGTTGTATTAGGTTTTTATTTATCGAATGTAATTATGAGACCAATGTTTGCTTCGTTGTTTATTTTTATTGCTTCGCTTCTTTATTTTTACGCCACAAACCTAAAGCAGATCATGATTTTAGGAAATTTTGTGGTTGCTTTACTTCTTTCCATCAGCGTTTTGATTATTGGCGTTTTTGATCTTTTTCCGGCTACAACTTCAGAAAACCAGGCACAAATGGCCAGTTTATTTTCGATATTAATAGATTATGCTGTTTTTGCTTTTATGATCAATTTTGTTCGCGAAATAGTGAAAGATATCGAAGATATGGACGGCGATTACAATCAGGGAATGAATACGCTGCCTATTGCAATAGGAAAAAGCAGGGCAGCCAAAATCGCTTTGGGATTTGCTGTAATTCCCTTTATTCTTTGTGCACTTTACATAAATAAATATTTTTTTGAAAATAATCTGTTGATTGTAACGTTTTACACATTTGCCACGGTTTTAGCTCCTTTGTTATATTTTATTGTAAAAATATTTGGAGCCAAAACGCAAAAGGATTTTCATCATCTGAGTACTATTTTAAAACTGATTTTATTCTTCGGAATTTTATCCGTGCTAGTCATCAGCTTAAATATTCAATTCAATGCTTAA
- a CDS encoding KdsC family phosphatase, which produces MAKSYKEMMNDITTFIFDVDGVLTDSSVFVTTEGEILRTMNIRDGYAMKAAVESGYHVCIISGGSNEGVRVRLQNLGITDIHLGTPDKVKTFKEYTETNNIKPEQVLYMGDDIPDYHVMKLVGLPTSPQDATPEIKNICRYISHVKGGRGAARDVIEQVMKVQGKWMEYFNGQHD; this is translated from the coding sequence ATGGCAAAAAGTTATAAAGAAATGATGAACGACATTACAACATTTATTTTTGATGTTGATGGCGTACTTACAGACAGTTCGGTTTTTGTAACCACAGAAGGAGAAATTCTTCGTACGATGAATATTCGCGACGGTTATGCAATGAAAGCTGCAGTTGAAAGCGGTTACCATGTCTGCATCATTTCTGGAGGAAGCAATGAAGGGGTCCGCGTAAGGCTTCAGAATTTAGGAATTACCGATATTCATTTAGGAACTCCTGATAAAGTAAAAACATTTAAAGAATATACTGAAACTAACAACATTAAACCGGAACAGGTTTTATACATGGGCGATGATATTCCGGATTATCATGTAATGAAATTGGTAGGTTTACCAACCTCTCCACAGGATGCAACTCCTGAAATTAAAAACATCTGCCGCTACATTTCGCACGTAAAAGGCGGAAGAGGCGCTGCCCGCGACGTAATCGAACAGGTTATGAAAGTACAAGGAAAATGGATGGAATATTTTAACGGACAACACGATTAA
- a CDS encoding Rossmann-like and DUF2520 domain-containing protein, translating into MIRITIIGSGNVAQHLIKAFSASNLVEIVQAFSRKKEALTHLLDSEKITTDFTALQEADLYIISVSDNAISEVSSQLPFENRLVVHTSGTTPIDVLDSKNRKGVFYPLQTFSKNKEVDFSVIPICLETQKSEDYIVLETAANSISNSVYPISSEQRKALHVAAVFVNNFTNHLYQIGHEICEEHQVPFEVLGPLIQETAEKIKTLNPADAQTGPAKRHDSVTTDAHMAYITNENQKNIYKILTQSIQNNGKKL; encoded by the coding sequence ATGATTCGAATAACGATTATTGGTTCCGGAAATGTTGCCCAGCATTTAATAAAAGCTTTTTCTGCAAGTAATCTTGTTGAAATTGTTCAGGCATTTTCGAGAAAAAAAGAAGCGCTCACTCATCTTCTTGATTCAGAAAAAATTACAACCGATTTTACAGCGCTACAAGAAGCTGATTTGTATATTATTTCGGTTTCAGATAATGCTATTTCAGAAGTTTCTTCTCAGCTGCCTTTTGAAAACCGATTAGTGGTTCATACTTCAGGTACTACTCCTATTGATGTTCTGGATTCAAAGAACAGAAAAGGCGTTTTTTATCCGCTGCAGACTTTTTCTAAAAATAAAGAAGTCGATTTTTCAGTGATTCCCATTTGTTTAGAAACGCAAAAATCAGAAGATTATATTGTTTTAGAAACAGCAGCAAACAGCATTTCCAACTCTGTTTATCCTATAAGTTCAGAACAGCGAAAAGCACTTCATGTGGCCGCTGTTTTTGTAAATAACTTCACGAATCATTTATATCAGATTGGGCATGAAATCTGCGAAGAACATCAAGTTCCTTTTGAAGTACTGGGTCCTTTAATTCAGGAAACAGCCGAAAAAATTAAAACGCTGAATCCGGCAGACGCACAAACCGGACCTGCTAAACGTCATGACTCGGTTACCACAGATGCGCATATGGCTTATATTACCAATGAAAATCAAAAAAATATTTACAAAATACTAACACAATCTATACAGAATAATGGCAAAAAGTTATAA
- a CDS encoding glutathione peroxidase, with translation MKKILFIACSAVFFLNTQTQAQTSKKKVSKTDKIMAKENIYQFKVEDLSGDTFDFASLKGKKVMIVNTASKCGLTPQYKDLEAIYKEYKDKGFVIVGFPANNFASQEPGTSKEIETFCQQNYGVTFPMMNKVSVKGDDMCEVYKFLTQKSKNGLQDSEVEWNFQKYLINEKGELVKVIKPRTLPTDPEVINWIKS, from the coding sequence ATGAAAAAAATCCTATTTATAGCCTGTAGTGCCGTTTTCTTTCTAAACACACAGACTCAGGCTCAAACAAGCAAGAAAAAAGTGTCTAAAACAGATAAAATTATGGCAAAAGAAAACATTTACCAGTTTAAAGTTGAAGATTTATCAGGAGATACATTTGATTTCGCGTCTTTAAAAGGCAAAAAAGTAATGATTGTTAATACGGCTTCAAAATGCGGCTTAACACCTCAGTACAAAGATCTTGAAGCGATTTACAAAGAATACAAAGACAAAGGATTTGTAATTGTAGGTTTTCCGGCAAATAATTTTGCTTCTCAGGAACCGGGAACAAGTAAAGAAATTGAAACTTTCTGCCAGCAGAATTACGGGGTAACATTCCCAATGATGAATAAAGTTTCTGTAAAAGGAGATGATATGTGCGAGGTTTACAAATTCCTTACTCAAAAATCTAAAAATGGTTTACAGGATTCTGAAGTAGAATGGAACTTTCAAAAATACCTGATTAACGAAAAAGGTGAATTGGTAAAAGTAATCAAACCAAGAACTTTACCAACAGATCCTGAGGTGATTAACTGGATTAAGAGTTGA
- a CDS encoding RNA polymerase sigma factor: protein MSQEELLVLIYKKDERAFTHLYDMYSKSLFSVINVLIKNREEAEDVLQEVFVKIWKNIDSYNEGKGRFYTWILNIARNTSIDKLRSKNFNNSQKNLPSDNFVNLLDDSNKMINKIDTIGIQEFVKKLKPKCIEIIDLLFFKGYTQQEASEELALPLGTVKTQNRNCINDLRNYLKI, encoded by the coding sequence ATGAGTCAAGAAGAATTGTTAGTTTTAATTTACAAAAAAGACGAAAGAGCTTTTACCCATTTGTACGATATGTACTCTAAAAGTTTATTTTCGGTCATAAATGTTTTAATAAAAAACAGAGAAGAAGCAGAAGATGTTTTGCAGGAAGTTTTTGTAAAAATCTGGAAAAATATTGATTCTTATAATGAAGGTAAGGGGCGATTTTATACCTGGATACTTAATATTGCAAGAAATACCTCAATAGATAAGCTTCGTTCGAAAAATTTTAATAACAGTCAAAAAAACCTTCCTTCAGATAATTTCGTAAATCTGTTAGATGACAGCAATAAAATGATTAATAAGATTGATACAATTGGTATTCAGGAGTTCGTAAAAAAATTAAAACCAAAATGTATCGAAATTATTGATTTGTTATTCTTTAAGGGATATACCCAGCAGGAGGCTTCAGAAGAACTGGCGCTGCCCCTTGGAACTGTCAAAACTCAAAACAGAAACTGTATTAACGATTTAAGAAATTATCTAAAAATATAA
- a CDS encoding DUF3667 domain-containing protein produces MEIICKNCHQVFKGHYCNNCGQPADTHKINAHFLWHDIQHGLLHFDKGILYSLKQLFTRPGHSVREFIEGKRVRHFKPLSLVVVLATLYGVLYHYFHINLFPDKSTSNFNYDELNEWQAAHFSWIIIATIPLYTVGTYIVFRKQGYNYVEFFVLNTFKASQRLFAQLLTFPILIYLNNTDYQHIQKFTTTIYFIGVLLTLWTNIQFFNKISKTKALFLSLLSHFIFLICFIIVFIIILLLLGKIPE; encoded by the coding sequence ATGGAAATTATCTGTAAAAACTGCCATCAGGTTTTTAAAGGGCATTATTGTAATAATTGCGGACAACCGGCTGATACGCATAAAATAAATGCCCATTTTTTATGGCATGATATCCAGCATGGTCTTCTTCATTTTGATAAAGGAATTTTATATTCATTAAAACAATTATTTACGAGACCGGGACATTCGGTTAGGGAATTTATTGAAGGGAAACGGGTAAGGCATTTTAAACCTTTGTCTTTAGTGGTAGTTTTAGCCACGCTTTATGGTGTGTTGTACCATTATTTTCATATTAATTTGTTTCCGGACAAGTCAACTTCAAATTTTAATTATGATGAACTTAATGAGTGGCAGGCAGCGCATTTTTCATGGATTATTATAGCTACAATTCCGCTTTATACTGTAGGAACTTATATTGTTTTTAGAAAACAGGGCTATAATTATGTCGAATTTTTTGTGCTGAATACTTTCAAGGCTTCACAGCGGCTTTTTGCACAGCTTTTGACTTTTCCCATTTTGATTTACCTAAACAATACCGATTATCAGCACATACAAAAATTCACCACTACAATTTATTTTATTGGTGTGCTGTTGACATTGTGGACCAACATTCAGTTTTTTAATAAAATATCAAAAACAAAAGCCTTATTTCTAAGTCTTTTAAGTCATTTTATATTTCTGATATGCTTTATAATTGTATTTATTATCATTCTGCTGCTTCTTGGAAAAATACCTGAATAA